ACATCCTGGATGAGATAAAAAAGCCTAAGAATGTGACTCTTATCTTGGTTGGAAACAAAGCTGATTTGGACCACTCCAGACAGGTTAGTACAGAAGAAGGGGAGAAGCTGGCCACCGAATTGGCATGTGCTTTTTATGAGTGTTCTGCTTGCACTGGAGAAGGAAACATCACGGAGATATTCTATGAGCTGTGTCGAGAGGTGCGTCGCAGGAGGATGGTCCAGGGCAAGACAAGGCGACGAAGCTCCACCACACATGTCAAGCAAGCCATTAACAAGATGCTCACTAAAATCAGTAGTTAGGTGGCTCTGTTCTTGAAAAGACCCTACTGAAGTGGGTCAGGTAATTAGAAACACTTTCTTGcccatttttcccccttcttcgtctcaaaataaaagaaaatactccATTCCTTGTTCTGACATTGAGAAATGTCTGGACTTCCCATTGTTCCCAGGTCTTCCATATGTTGAGAAGTTATAGAGTGTTTTATGCGATTTTAGTGCTGACaatttctccctttcctgcttgAATAAGATCCACTCTATTGCTGTCTGAACCTGTAATCACCAGAGATTATGAAATGGCTGGGTTCATATTAAGCTATTTTTAGGCATCCTCACCTTGCTTCAATAGGTTGAAGGCTTTTCAAAGGCATTTTGAAATTCCATTCCTTGTCAAAGACTGCAAATGATCATCTTAAAAGTGtaagataatagaaaatacaataaaacccCAGGAAGAAAGCTGAGATACTGGAGCAGGGAGTAGAACCCTAGTTCCTATTTGAAATGAGAATTTTCTTACTTATCTTAAAttatctagtttttcttttaGCCCTTATTCTGCTCTTAAATTCAAACCTGTTGTCACAAAGTTTTCCACTGTAGTAGAGTTCCATTTCATTTTGAGTGGGTTCTCTCAATGAGCTCTTGATCACTGTACTCTGATTCTTCTGTCGCTTCAGTAAGATTTCATCATAAGAGAGGCAGCAGGATACTTCAATTCAGATCCTGCTGGGCTATTTCTCACCAAGCCCAGGGCAATGTAAAgacattaaaagtttttttcaccAAACCCTGATTTTTATTGAATGCTAATAGAGGATTTAGAATTAGAGGTGTCTGATTCATTTATCTCTCCACTTATCATCTTAGCAGAAAGACAACAGTCCAAAACACAGGAAAATTAAGAATGAAGCTAAACTACCCTTCCATTGGGAAGCCAAGGATTTAATGCTAGGCACAGTAAGAAAAATTAGCTTCTGATTCATTAAATTGGCTATATGACTTCTAATATTTTGGATAAATTAATTCACTCAGAATTCAGAAAAGAATGAGTAATTAAAGTTCACTATACCTGGATAAATGTGTGTAAAACAGATCCTTATATTGTGAAAGTACAGTCTGTAACTGATaaaactttatgattttttttccctattatgCCCCCACATATCAAGATTTGGGCactttattttagaagaaaatatatatcttttacatatgtgtgtatttataaatgcatagatatatgtataaaaatttgtAAGAGCTGGAGGCTTTAATTCACCAGTGCATTTGGACAACTTGGTGTAACTATTTTATGTGATCCAATAAAAAGCATAATTTTCACATTCTGTCACATCCAGCAGTCTTTCTTGTGATAACATGAAAAGTTTGTAATTTTAGAAGAGACGAGTAGACAATCAAATTGCAGAGTTGACAAAGCAGTGCATGTGATATAAAAAATAAGCTTCCATTCATAATAATAGCTCTTTTGGTAGAATGCTTAGGTGATATTTTAGGCACTTTGTgtattatctcattgaatcctcaaaTACCCTATGCAAGAGATATTGCTCTGATCACAATTGCAGGGATTAAGGTATTGAGCCCCAAGAAAAAATGATTGCACAGCTATTTAGTAGGTGGAacaaggatttgaacccagaggGACAATGTGACCATAGAGCCCATACTATTTATTATCCAATACAATTTATTAGTAGACTGACATATAGCTCTTCTTCTGGAGCTGTGGGGATGAagacaaggaagaagaaaatttaggGAAGATTTGCTTCACttatgctttcattcattcattaggaaatatttatatataagttgGGCATATAACTTAACACAATTTATTCCATTTGTTAGCGTCTTAGCTGAGCATTGAAGAATACATACAAGCAACTCAGGAAAGAAAGATGGTGAGAATATTCTACCCAAAAGGAATAGCATGGAACCAAAATAAGGAGACATGAAAGGTCACAGAGTGTAGTAATTAAAAGCAATTGAGCCatttatatcattcttttttttttttaatttatatcattcttaaggaaaaaaaaacagaatggagaacagagggaaggaattaaaagaaagaaaaaataataaggcatttgggaataagaaaaaatgtcaaaaatgcataaaactgaaaatttagGTAACCAAATATTAAAGGTTACTTGGTAGGTAACCTGTGATTCATTTTCAGTAATGTCCATCTAGACAGGGTATAGAAGGGGAAAACAGagtaaaattcttttctaaatgttACCACCTTCTAGAATCACAACCTCTTTCACTGTCTCATACCTATACTTGCAGATGAATCTCAGCCAGTTCTTATAAAGAGCAAGCTCCTAAGGAGAGTGAAATACCTGGGTGCTATTTTGGGTCAAACACTAAGGAAATGAAATTCACAGTCAACAACACCAGCAACTTCCCTAGACATATACATACAAATCCAGACctgttaaaaattcaaagaaccaCTGGCATACGTGCCAACGAGTAATTACAGAAGAACATGAGATTGCACAAATATAAATTAGTTTTTCCTCTCATGCCTCAGGCTTCTCCACAAACAAAGGTTATAAAtaagttggggttttttttttagaatattttaatgatgGAAACCTGTGTGTTCTTGAATAATGGGTTGTTATCACCACATTACCACTaccaacatttgctgtttgtagttgttttccttttcttcaaaaaaccttatttctaaatattgGGTTTGTATTCGTATGCCTCACAGCACTGAGAGAAGGAACCCATAATTCAGGATCTTCCTTTCAGATAACATGTATAATACACATACATAGATAAACACAATATTTGGGGTTCAAAGTATAATACCAACTAAGATTTCTTCTTAAATCAGCCTGTGTCCACTTTGAAGATTATAAGAAAGTGGCCAGTTCATTGGGCCAGATTTAATCAGAATAATTTTGAATTCAGTTGTCCTGAGCTTATTGGGggattctgaggaaaaaaatgacataaatatattttctccaaagATGTGAAATGCTATGTTTAGCATacatatatgtctgtttttgaactgtctgttctgtttcattggtgTATTTGTCTATTCATGCTCTAGAgccatgatatttaaaaattgagtctGATAATATGTTAAAATAGTTCCTATTAGGtatcaaaattaagaataaatgttTTGGCTTGGGTATTACTCTGCTTTGATACTATACAACTGTTCTAAAATGGAATTTGAAGGAAAATTTGCTGTTTATGCTTTGAAACCAGTACccttttttttcagctttattgagatgtaatcaACATgaaacattgtgtaagtttaaggtatacaagaCGATgatgtgatacatatatatactgtgaaataattaccacaataagattcattcatattaatcacatcacataattacctttttttgtggtgagagtATTCAAGATTTACCCTCCtaacaactttcaagtatataatacagtattgttaactgtggTCACCTTACTGAATATTAGATCCCTGGaacttacattttaaatgaaagtttGAAGATTTTGACCAACATTCCTAcatctcccccacccctacccctgacAACCAGCATTCTATGATCtgtttttatgactttttctagtttccacatataagtgaaatcatatagcataTGTCTTTCTCTATATGAcatatttcatttagtttaatGTCCTCAAAGtctgtccatgttgtcacaaaagacaggatttcctcctttttttctggctgaaaatattcaaatatgtgtatgcatgtattaatttcactttttagaaaatctatttatccattgatgaacacttgtttccacatcttggctactgtaagtaatgctgcaatgaatgaACATGGGGGTCCAGATATCTCCTTGACATAGTGATTTCGTTTCCTTctaatatatacccagaaatgggattgatgggtcatatggtagctctatttgaACTTTATTGAGGAaattccataatggctgtactaATTTGTATTCCCATTAATAGTGCACTAgggtccacatcctcaccaatacttgttgtctcttgtcttttggataataccattctaacaggtatgaggtgatatctcattgtggttttcatatgcatttccctgataattagtgatgttgaacatcttttcatgtgcctgttgcccatctgtatgttttttggaaatttttctatTCAAGCTGTTtacccattttttatttggattattgtATTTTGTTATTATCTTGCTCTTGAGCTATATGAGTTCCTTAAACATTTTGGATGTTAATCCTTTATGTGAAATAtgactttctaatattttttccaattccataggtttttttttctttctgttgtttcttttgctgtatagAAGCTTTAAGGTTTCATGTACtcccacttgcttatttttgcttttgctgcttgtgcttttggtgtcatatccaaaaattCATTGCCAGGATCAATGTCAAAGAGTTTTCTCTATGTTTTCCTTTAGTTTagtggtttcaggtcttacatttaagtttaaTCCACTTCAAGTTAGTTTTATCAGTGGTATAAATTAagggttcaatttcattcttttacatgtgaatatctaGTTTCTTCAACACTGTTTGTTAAAAAGATTTCTGCATCTAGGGCCCTTTTACAATCTCTGGGGGCCCAGATTGCAATTTATCCTGCCTGGTTCCTTGCCAGCTTCCTGTGATGCAGGTGGGATAGAGATGATGCCTAGTATATAGGGCCCTTCCAGGACCTCCAGGGACACAGATGGGAGTGTCTCCTGCAGGGTCCCTGTGGCAGCAAAACTGGCCATAGACTGGATGGGATAGACTGGACCCCAGTTATAGGGCCCTTTCACAATCTGCAATCTGACCATATTTGGTGGGTTTTACCTCCAGGGTCTCCTGGACCACAGTTGAGAGGGGCTGGAGCCTGTTCACAGGCCATGTCAGGGTCTGTAGGTGTCACTGAGGCCTGTATGTCTATTACACAGGTGGGTGTGACTCCTCCTGGGTCCCTTAGCCTATGGTGCTGGTGACAGACTTAACACCAAATAGGGCTCTAGCTGAGTTCTCAGATATATagagcctgtttctgtgtctgtaGCTGGGATTCCAGTTGGCAAGTCGGCCACAGGCTTGTGAGCCTGTCTTCTCAAAAGGTCTCTCCTCAGTCTTTGACCAACTATGGTTTCAGAATCTCCTACCTGGGCCTCAAAGTCCCCACAAAGGCACTTTTATCCATGAATAAATGCCAGATTTTTATTGTTGAGGGTAGAATACATGTGAGGGAGGTCTTATTCAGGCATCTTGCTGATGCCATTCCTAAACAAGTTAGGACTACTAGTTATTTGGAAGCTGAGCTTCATTTGCATGATTGTGAATGAAGCAAGATTTACTTTGCTTCAGTAGagatagattttcatttttagcGTTAAAAGTATAGCATTCATCTTGCCATGATGGAGTAACAGATAGGAAATTTACCCTTACATATTAAACAAGTAGAAACAATCAGGCAAAATACTTGAAACAATGGTTTTCAGACTTTGAACAACAAGCATTCCAGTGGTccctgagagaaaggaaaaaagtgaggTAAACTGAAAGCATGCCAACTTACTGCCAAATGGCAAATTGCAGGAAGTAGTGCATACGCAGACAGAACCTGGCAGTCTTACTGAATTGAGGAGACAAAAATCAGTTTGAGTAGGCCAAATTGTAAGAATTTTGGGGGTAGAACTTCTGGAAGGAAAGGAGCTTTACAGAGTGAAACTGTTAGAGATCTTTATAATGTTTCCCTTTAGTCTTAGGTTGAGTATGGACTTTCTCATGGTGAGAAAAATTCACTTgaggctgaagaaaaaaaaaatacaccccccaaaaaataggCCAAAACTTGGGGAGTGTA
Above is a window of Canis lupus baileyi chromosome 25, mCanLup2.hap1, whole genome shotgun sequence DNA encoding:
- the RERG gene encoding ras-related and estrogen-regulated growth inhibitor isoform X1, producing MAKSAEVKLAIFGRAGVGKSALVVRFLTKRFIWEYDPTLESTYRHQATIDDEVVTMEILDTAGQEDTIQREGHMRWGEGFVLVYDITDRGSFEEVLPLKNILDEIKKPKNVTLILVGNKADLDHSRQVSTEEGEKLATELACAFYECSACTGEGNITEIFYELCREVRRRRMVQGKTRRRSSTTHVKQAINKMLTKISS
- the RERG gene encoding ras-related and estrogen-regulated growth inhibitor isoform X2 codes for the protein MVLELGKFKLQLSLVVRFLTKRFIWEYDPTLESTYRHQATIDDEVVTMEILDTAGQEDTIQREGHMRWGEGFVLVYDITDRGSFEEVLPLKNILDEIKKPKNVTLILVGNKADLDHSRQVSTEEGEKLATELACAFYECSACTGEGNITEIFYELCREVRRRRMVQGKTRRRSSTTHVKQAINKMLTKISS